A single genomic interval of Corallococcus exiguus harbors:
- the ybaK gene encoding Cys-tRNA(Pro) deacylase has translation MKTNAARLLDSLGIAYTLRDYDVDPDDLSAETVAAKVGMPAEQVFKTLVAKGDRTGVLMAVVPGNAELDLKALARLSGDRKVDTIPLKELQPLTGYIRGGVTALGGKKDYPVFVDETLELFDEVAVSAGVRGTQIVLAPADYLRVTKGKPGPISRPKA, from the coding sequence ATGAAGACGAACGCCGCCCGGCTCCTGGATTCGCTCGGCATCGCGTACACGTTGCGCGACTACGACGTGGATCCGGACGACCTCTCCGCGGAGACGGTGGCGGCCAAGGTGGGCATGCCCGCGGAGCAGGTCTTCAAGACGCTGGTGGCCAAGGGCGACCGCACCGGCGTGTTGATGGCGGTGGTGCCGGGCAACGCGGAGCTGGATTTGAAGGCCCTGGCGCGGCTGTCCGGCGACCGCAAGGTGGACACCATCCCCCTCAAGGAATTGCAGCCGCTCACCGGCTACATCCGGGGCGGCGTCACCGCGCTGGGGGGCAAGAAGGACTACCCCGTCTTCGTGGATGAGACGCTGGAGCTGTTCGATGAAGTCGCCGTGTCGGCCGGGGTGCGCGGGACGCAGATTGTCCTCGCCCCGGCGGACTACCTCCGCGTGACGAAGGGCAAGCCGGGACCCATTTCGCGTCCGAAGGCGTAG
- the purK gene encoding 5-(carboxyamino)imidazole ribonucleotide synthase produces the protein MSGPMVLPGGTLGILGGGQLGRMMALAARTLGYQVQALDPDSACPSRSVVDRCLTASFSDTTAAEDLARQCDVVTLEIEKVSLSTLNAVSRHAPMRPGASVLEVVQHRGRQKAWLAKGGFPLGPWREAHSEAELAAAITALGGKCFIKSSEGGYDGRGQYEVKSASEAGAAWKELGERSVVAEAALDLKAELSVLVARGPDGQLAVYPPAFNHHEERILAWSLLPGPLPQAVLTQASQVARDITAGLKVEGLLVVEMFLLGDGSLLVNEVAPRPHNSFHSTEVACLTSQFEQAVRAVCNLPLGSVEVVRPAAIVNLLGDLWRQEGGPRFAQALALPGVRLHLYGKRDARKGRKMGHLSAVGSSPEDALQRVKAAATALGM, from the coding sequence ATGAGCGGCCCCATGGTGCTGCCGGGCGGAACGCTGGGCATCCTGGGCGGCGGCCAGCTGGGGCGCATGATGGCGCTCGCGGCGCGCACGCTGGGCTACCAGGTGCAGGCGTTGGATCCGGACTCGGCGTGCCCGTCCCGCTCCGTGGTGGACCGCTGCCTCACCGCGTCCTTCTCCGACACGACGGCGGCCGAGGACCTGGCGCGCCAGTGCGACGTGGTGACGCTGGAGATTGAAAAGGTCTCGCTGTCCACGCTCAACGCGGTGTCGCGTCACGCGCCCATGCGGCCCGGCGCCTCCGTGCTGGAGGTGGTGCAGCACCGCGGCCGGCAGAAGGCCTGGCTCGCGAAGGGCGGCTTCCCGCTGGGCCCGTGGCGCGAGGCGCACTCGGAGGCGGAGCTGGCCGCGGCCATCACCGCGCTGGGCGGCAAGTGCTTCATCAAGTCCAGCGAGGGTGGCTACGACGGGCGCGGCCAGTACGAGGTGAAGTCCGCCTCCGAGGCGGGCGCCGCGTGGAAGGAGCTGGGCGAGCGCTCCGTGGTGGCGGAGGCCGCGCTGGACCTGAAGGCGGAGCTGTCCGTGCTGGTGGCGCGCGGGCCGGATGGGCAGCTCGCGGTGTACCCGCCCGCGTTCAACCACCACGAGGAGCGCATCCTCGCGTGGTCGCTGTTGCCGGGTCCGCTGCCCCAGGCCGTGCTGACGCAGGCGTCGCAGGTGGCGCGCGACATCACCGCCGGGCTGAAGGTGGAGGGGCTCCTGGTGGTGGAGATGTTCCTGCTGGGTGACGGGTCGCTGCTCGTCAACGAGGTGGCGCCCCGGCCGCACAACAGCTTCCACTCGACGGAAGTGGCGTGCCTGACGAGCCAGTTCGAGCAGGCCGTGCGCGCGGTGTGCAACCTGCCCCTGGGCTCGGTGGAAGTAGTGCGCCCCGCGGCCATCGTGAACCTGCTGGGCGACCTGTGGCGGCAGGAGGGCGGCCCCAGGTTCGCGCAGGCGCTGGCGCTGCCCGGCGTCCGGCTGCACCTGTACGGCAAGCGCGACGCGCGCAAGGGTCGCAAGATGGGCCACCTGTCCGCGGTGGGAAGTTCGCCCGAGGACGCGCTCCAGCGCGTGAAGGCCGCCGCCACGGCCCTGGGGATGTAA
- a CDS encoding GGDEF domain-containing protein, whose translation MSLPSPSKPAPPPPWLWNGDEPRVATVFQPIVDLLSGEVLGHEVLSRGLGPVESPNELFNRARVEGFTYELERACWTAAVRRIATLPEAQRRGPFFFNVSPDVLSDERFGGASTLELLRQHGLSPQQLVLEITERSTFEDTEQLRMLARRYSEQGFGIALDDFGAGHSGLVTLVHSAPDFIKLDQALVRDIHLHTYRQHLVKSLVAFAQRVDAVLIAEGVETWNELAVLLRLGIRHAQGYLLARPVSSPQRPGADFAERCREAIRALHHREHEDDETVGSMIIRPPCAPVTAQAVELDRLFRRTPGEDHVVLLDGEQPHAVVTRRSFYARFGGTAASTESALPDEPREAPMVVEDATAITALARMAMRRPPESVYDPVVVTDAKGHFLGTVTMKQLIARASDLEQHAATGAHPLTDLPGSRMIERWIRAALQGSAFTVIYADLDHFEAYNDRYGFLQGDRVIRYTASVLSECLHLLPEGSNLGHVGGDDFVLVCPDAVAPEVLRTLCQRFDAEKVPLYGPEDLRRGGFTAKDAAGNTVPVTLSLAAVDHQGLSANPHPAELSAVAAALRKRVKAVSAQTHTSTFLFQPGAVK comes from the coding sequence ATGAGCCTGCCCTCCCCCAGCAAGCCCGCACCACCTCCGCCCTGGCTCTGGAACGGTGACGAGCCAAGGGTCGCCACCGTCTTCCAGCCCATCGTCGATCTGCTCAGCGGCGAAGTCCTCGGCCACGAGGTGCTGTCGCGAGGCCTGGGCCCGGTGGAGTCCCCCAACGAGCTGTTCAACCGCGCGCGGGTGGAGGGCTTCACCTACGAGTTGGAGCGCGCATGCTGGACCGCGGCGGTGCGTCGCATCGCCACGCTGCCGGAAGCGCAGCGGCGCGGACCGTTCTTCTTCAACGTCAGTCCGGACGTGTTGAGCGACGAGCGCTTTGGCGGCGCGTCCACGCTGGAGCTGCTGCGTCAGCACGGCCTGAGTCCCCAGCAGCTGGTGCTGGAGATCACCGAGCGCAGCACGTTCGAGGACACGGAGCAGCTGCGCATGCTCGCGCGGCGGTATTCGGAGCAGGGCTTCGGCATCGCGCTGGACGACTTCGGCGCGGGGCACTCGGGTCTGGTGACTCTGGTGCACAGCGCGCCGGACTTCATCAAGTTGGATCAGGCGCTGGTGCGGGACATCCACCTGCACACGTACCGGCAGCACCTGGTGAAGTCGCTGGTGGCGTTCGCCCAGCGCGTGGACGCGGTGCTCATCGCCGAGGGCGTGGAGACGTGGAACGAGCTGGCGGTCCTGCTGCGCCTGGGCATCCGGCACGCGCAGGGCTACCTGCTGGCACGGCCCGTGAGCTCGCCGCAGCGGCCGGGAGCGGACTTCGCGGAGCGTTGCCGCGAAGCCATTCGCGCCCTGCACCACCGCGAGCACGAAGATGACGAGACGGTGGGCAGCATGATCATCCGCCCGCCGTGCGCGCCGGTGACGGCGCAGGCGGTGGAGCTGGACCGGCTCTTTCGCCGCACGCCGGGCGAGGACCACGTCGTGCTGCTGGACGGCGAGCAGCCGCACGCGGTGGTGACGCGGCGGAGCTTCTACGCGCGCTTCGGGGGAACCGCCGCCAGCACGGAGTCCGCGCTTCCGGACGAGCCGCGCGAGGCGCCGATGGTGGTGGAGGACGCGACGGCCATCACGGCGCTGGCGCGCATGGCGATGCGCCGTCCGCCCGAGTCCGTCTACGACCCGGTGGTGGTGACGGACGCGAAGGGCCATTTCCTGGGCACGGTGACGATGAAGCAGCTCATCGCGCGGGCCTCGGACCTGGAGCAGCACGCGGCGACGGGCGCGCATCCGCTCACCGATTTGCCCGGCAGCCGGATGATCGAACGGTGGATCCGCGCCGCGCTCCAGGGCAGTGCGTTCACGGTCATCTACGCGGACCTGGATCACTTCGAGGCGTACAACGACCGCTACGGATTCCTCCAGGGCGACCGGGTGATCCGCTACACGGCGAGCGTGCTGTCGGAGTGCCTGCACCTGCTACCGGAAGGCTCGAACCTGGGCCACGTGGGCGGCGACGACTTCGTGCTCGTGTGTCCGGACGCGGTGGCGCCGGAGGTGTTGCGCACGCTCTGCCAGCGCTTCGACGCGGAGAAGGTGCCGCTCTACGGTCCGGAGGACCTGCGGCGCGGCGGCTTCACGGCCAAGGACGCGGCAGGCAACACGGTGCCGGTGACGCTGAGCCTCGCGGCGGTGGACCATCAGGGGTTGTCCGCCAACCCCCACCCCGCGGAGCTGTCCGCCGTCGCCGCGGCCCTGCGCAAGCGAGTGAAGGCCGTCTCCGCGCAGACGCACACGAGCACGTTCCTGTTCCAGCCGGGCGCGGTGAAGTAG